In a single window of the Canis lupus dingo isolate Sandy chromosome 18, ASM325472v2, whole genome shotgun sequence genome:
- the LTBP3 gene encoding latent-transforming growth factor beta-binding protein 3 isoform X3 — translation MPRPRGAAGGRAPEMRGAGAGAAGLLALLLLLLLLLGPGGGAEGGPAGERGAGGGGALARERFKVVFAPVICKRTCLKGQCRDSCQQGSNMTLIGENGHSTDTLTGSGFRVVVCPLPCMNGGQCSSRNQCLCPPDFTGRFCQVPAGGAGGSTGGSGPGLGRAGALSTGALPPLAPESESVASKHAVYAVQVIADPPGPGEGPPAQHAAFLVPLGPGQISAEVQAPPPVVNVRVHHPPEASVQVHRIEGSNAEGPAPSQHLLPHPKPQHPRPPTQKPLGRCFQDTLPKQPCGSNPLPGLTKQEDCCGSIGTAWGQSKCHKCPQLQYTGVQKPGPVRGEVGTDCPQGYKRLNSTHCQDINECAMPGMCRHGDCLNNPGSYRCVCPPGHSLGPSRTQCIADKPEEKSLCFRLVSPEHQCQHPLTTRLTRQLCCCSVGKAWGARCQRCPTDGTAAFKEICPAGKGYHILTSHQTLTIQGESDFSLFLHPDGPPKPQQLPESPSRAPPPEDTEEERGPVIEEESAQQSHPTATMSPARPYPELISRPSPPTVRWFLPDLPPSRSAVEIAPTQVTETDECRLNQNICGHGECVPGPSDYSCHCNPGYRSHPQHRYCVDVNECEAEPCGAGRGVCMNTGGSYNCHCNRGYRLHVGAGGRSCVDLNECAKPHLCGDGGFCLNFPGHYKCNCYPGYRLKASRPPVCEDIDECRDPSSCPDGKCENKPGSFKCIPCQPGYRSQGGGACRDVNECAEGSPCSPGWCENLPGSFRCTCAQGYAPAPDGRSCQDEDECEAGTVCDNGICTNTPGSFQCQCLSGYHLSRDRSRCEDIDECDFPAACIGGDCINTNGSYRCLCPQGHRLVGGRKCQDIDECSQDPGLCLPHGACENLQGSYACICDEGFTPTQDQHGCEEVEQPHHKKECYLNFDDTVFCDSVLATNVTQQECCCSLGAGWGDHCEIYPCPVYSSAEFHSLCPDGKGYTQDNNIVNYGIPAHRDIDECILFGAEICKEGKCVNTQPGYECYCKQGFYYDGNLLECVDVDECLDESNCRNGVCENTRGGYRCACTPPAEYSPAQRQCLSPEEMDIDECQDPAACRPGRCVNLPGSYRCECRPPWVPGPAGRDCQLPESPAERAPERRDVCWAQRGEDGMCAGPLTGPALTFDDCCCRQGRGWGAQCRPCPPRGAGPQCPTSQSESNSFWDASPLLLGKPPREEDSSEEDSDECRCVSGRCVPRPGGAVCECPGGFQLDASRARCVDIDECRELNQRGLLCKSERCVNTSGSFRCVCKAGFARSRPHGACVPQRRR, via the exons ATGCCCCGGCCCCGCGGGGCTGCTGGCGGCCGGGCCCCTGAGatgcgcggggcgggggcgggggcggcggggctgctggcgctgctgctgctgctgctgctgctgctgggcccgggcggcggggccgaGGGGGGGCCGGCGGGCGAGCGGggcgccggcgggggcggggcgctggcCCGCGAGCGCTTCAAGGTGGTCTTTGCGCCCGTGATCTGCAAGCGGACCTGTCTCAAGGGCCAGTGTCGGGACAGTTGTCAGCAGGGCTCCAACATGACGCTCATCGGAGAGAACGGCCACAGCACCGACACGCTCACGGGCTCCGGCTTCCGCGTGG TGGTGTGCCCTCTTCCCTGCATGAACGGTGGCCAGTGCTCCTCCCGAAACCAGTGCCTGTGTCCCCCGGACTTCACGGGTCGCTTCTGCCAGGTGCCTGCCGGAGGAGCTGGCGGGAGCACCGGCGGctcgggccctgggctgggccgggccggggccctGTCCACAGGTGCGCTGCCGCCCCTGGCTCCAGAGAGCGAGTCTGTGGCCAGCAAGCACGCCGTCTACGCGGTCCAGGTGATCGCTGATCCgccggggcctggggagggaccCCCTGCGCAGCATGCAGCCTTCCTGGTGCCCCTTGGGCCAGGACAGATCTCAGCAGAAG tgcaggccccgccccccgtggTGAACGTGCGCGTCCACCACCCACCCGAGGCCTCGGTCCAAGTGCACCGCATCGAGGGGTCGAATGCCGAGGGCCCCGCCCCTTCGCAGCACCTGCTGCCGCACCCCAAGCCCCAGCACCCCCGGCCacccacccagaagcccctgggcCGCTGCTTCCAGGACACACTACCCAAGCAGCCC TGTGGCAGCAATCCCCTCCCGGGCCTCACCAAGCAGGAGGACTGCTGTGGGAGCATCGGCACCGCATGGGGCCAGAGCAAGTGCCATAAATGCCCTCAGCTGCAGT ACACAGGGGTGCAGAAACCAGGACCTGTACGTGGGGAGGTGGGCACCGACTGCCCCCAGGGCTACAAGAGACTCAACAGCACCCACTGCCAGG ACATCAACGAGTGCGCGATGCCGGGCATGTGTCGCCATGGTGACTGCCTCAACAACCCTGGCTCCTATCGCTGCGTCTGCCCACCTGGCCATAGCTTGGGTCCCTCCCGAACACAGTGCATTG CAGACAAGCCAGAGGAGAAGAGCCTGTGTTTCCGCCTGGTGAGCCCGGAGCACCAGTGCCAGCACCCACTGACCACGCGCCTTACCCGCCAGCTCTGCTGCTGCAGTGTGGGCAAGGCCTGGGGTGCGAGGTGCCAGCGCTGCCCCACTGATGGCACCG CTGCCTTCAAGGAGATCTGTCCAGCTGGGAAGGGGTACCACATCCTCACTTCCCACCAGACACTCACCATTCAGGGAGAAagtgatttttcccttttcctgcaCCCCGACGGGCCACCCAAGCCCCAACAGCTCCCCGAGAGCCCTAGCCGGGCACCACCACctgaggacacagaggaagagcGAGG GCCAGTGATAGAGGAGGAGTCAGCACAGCAGAGTCACCCGACTGCCACCATGTCTCCTGCCAGGCCATACCCAG AGTTGATCTCTCGGCCCTCGCCTCCCACTGTGCGCTGGTTCCTGCCAGACCTCCCGCCATCCCGCAGTGCAGTGGAGATCGCTCCTACTCAGGTCACAG AGACAGACGAGTGCCGTCTGAACCAGAACATCTGTGGCCACGGAGAGTGCGTCCCGGGCCCCTCGGACTACTCCTGTCACTGCAATCCCGGCTACCGATCGCACCCGCAGCACCGCTACTGCGTGG ACGTGAATGAGTGCGAGGCGGAGCCCTGCGGCGCCGGGAGGGGCGTCTGCATGAACACGGGCGGCTCGTACAACTGCCACTGCAACCGGGGCTACCGCCTGCACGTCGGCGCCGGGGGGCGCTCGTGCGTGG ACCTGAACGAGTGCGCCAAGCCTCACCTGTGTGGCGATGGCGGCTTCTGCCTCAACTTCCCCGGCCACTACAAGTGCAACTGCTACCCCGGCTACCGGCTCAAAGCCTCACGACCACCCGTGTGCGAAG ACATCGACGAGTGCCGAGATCCCAGCTCCTGCCCGGACGGCAAATGCGAGAACAAACCCGGGAGCTTCAAGTGCATTCCCTGTCAGCCCGGCTACCGCAGCcaagggggcggggcctgccgcg ACGTGAACGAGTGTGCCGAGGGCAGCCCCTGCTCGCCCGGCTGGTGCGAGAACCTCCCAGGCTCTTTCCGCTGCACGTGCGCCCAGGGCTACGCGCCGGCGCCCGACGGCCGCAGTTGCCAGG ATGAGGATGAGTGTGAGGCCGGGACTGTGTGTGACAATGGCATCTGCACCAACACGCCAGGCTCTTTCCAGTGTCAATGCCTCTCTGGCTATCATCTGTCAAGAGACCGGAGCCGATGTGAGG ACATTGATGAGTGTGACTTCCCCGCAGCCTGCATTGGGGGTGACTGCATCAACACCAATGGTTCCTACCGATGTCTCTGTCCCCAGGGGCATCGGCTGGTAGGCGGCAGGAAGTGCCAAG ACATAGATGAGTGCAGCCAGGACCCGGGCCTGTGCCTTCCCCACGGGGCCTGTGAGAATCTGCAGGGCTCCTACGCTTGCATCTGTGATGAGGGCTTCACGCCCACCCAGGACCAGCACGGCTGTGAGG AGGTGGAGCAGCCCCACCACAAGAAGGAGTGCTACCTTAACTTCGATGACACGGTGTTCTGCGACAGCGTACTGGCCACCAATGTCACCCAGCAGGAGTGCTGCTGCTCACTGGGGGCTGGCTGGGGAGACCACTGCGAGATCTACCCCTGCCCAGTCTACAGCTCAG CCGAGTTCCACAGTCTCTGCCCAGACGGGAAGGGCTACACCCAAGACAACAACATCGTCAACTACGGCATCCCAGCCCACCGCG ACATCGACGAGTGCATATTGTTTGGGGCGGAGATCTGCAAGGAGGGCAAGTGCGTGAATACGCAGCCGGGCTACGAGTGCTATTGCAAGCAAGGCTTCTACTACGACGGGAACCTACTGGAGTGCGTGG ACGTGGACGAGTGCCTGGACGAGTCCAACTGCCGGAACGGAGTGTGTGAGAACACGCGCGGCGGCTACCGCTGTGCCTGCACACCACCTGCCGAGTACAGCCCGGCGCAGCGCCAGTGCCTAAGCCCCGAGGAgatgg ACATAGACGAGTGCCAGGACCCGGCAGCCTGCCGCCCTGGTCGCTGCGTCAACCTGCCGGGCTCCTACCGCTGCGAGTGCCGCCCGCCCTGGGTGCCCGGGCCCGCCGGCCGAGATTGCCAGCTCCCAGAGAGCCCAGCCG AGCGTGCCCCGGAGCGAAGGGACGTGTGCTGGGCCCAGCGTGGAGAAGATGGCATGTGCGCCGGGCCCCTGACCGGGCCAGCCCTCACCTTCGACGACTGCTGCTGTCGCCAGGGCCGCGGTTGGGGGGCCCAGTGCCGCCCCTGCCCACCTCGCGGCGCTG GGCCCCAGTGCCCGACGTCGCAGAGTGAGAGCAACTCCTTCTGGGATGCCAGCCCCTTGCTGCTGGGGAAGCCCCCTCGAG AAGAGGACAGCTCTGAAGAGGATTCAGATGAGTGCCGCTGCGTGAGTGGCCGCTGCGTGCCCCGGCCCGGCGGTGCGGTGTGCGAGTGTCCCGGTGGCTTCCAGCTGGATGCCTCTCGTGCGCGCTGCGTGG ACATCGATGAGTGCCGAGAGCTGAACCAGCGCGGGTTGCTGTGCAAGAGCGAGCGCTGCGTGAACACGAGTGGCTCCTTCCGCTGCGTCTGCAAAGCTGGCTTCGCGCGCAGCCGCCCGCATGGGGCCTGCGTGCCCCAGCGTCGCCGCTAA
- the LTBP3 gene encoding latent-transforming growth factor beta-binding protein 3 isoform X4, with amino-acid sequence MPRPRGAAGGRAPEMRGAGAGAAGLLALLLLLLLLLGPGGGAEGGPAGERGAGGGGALARERFKVVFAPVICKRTCLKGQCRDSCQQGSNMTLIGENGHSTDTLTGSGFRVVVCPLPCMNGGQCSSRNQCLCPPDFTGRFCQVPAGGAGGSTGGSGPGLGRAGALSTGALPPLAPESESVASKHAVYAVQVIADPPGPGEGPPAQHAAFLVPLGPGQISAEVQAPPPVVNVRVHHPPEASVQVHRIEGSNAEGPAPSQHLLPHPKPQHPRPPTQKPLGRCFQDTLPKQPCGSNPLPGLTKQEDCCGSIGTAWGQSKCHKCPQLQYTGVQKPGPVRGEVGTDCPQGYKRLNSTHCQDINECAMPGMCRHGDCLNNPGSYRCVCPPGHSLGPSRTQCIADKPEEKSLCFRLVSPEHQCQHPLTTRLTRQLCCCSVGKAWGARCQRCPTDGTAAFKEICPAGKGYHILTSHQTLTIQGESDFSLFLHPDGPPKPQQLPESPSRAPPPEDTEEERGVSTDSPVIEEESAQQSHPTATMSPARPYPELISRPSPPTVRWFLPDLPPSRSAVEIAPTQVTETDECRLNQNICGHGECVPGPSDYSCHCNPGYRSHPQHRYCVDVNECEAEPCGAGRGVCMNTGGSYNCHCNRGYRLHVGAGGRSCVDLNECAKPHLCGDGGFCLNFPGHYKCNCYPGYRLKASRPPVCEDIDECRDPSSCPDGKCENKPGSFKCIPCQPGYRSQGGGACRDEDECEAGTVCDNGICTNTPGSFQCQCLSGYHLSRDRSRCEDIDECDFPAACIGGDCINTNGSYRCLCPQGHRLVGGRKCQDIDECSQDPGLCLPHGACENLQGSYACICDEGFTPTQDQHGCEEVEQPHHKKECYLNFDDTVFCDSVLATNVTQQECCCSLGAGWGDHCEIYPCPVYSSAEFHSLCPDGKGYTQDNNIVNYGIPAHRDIDECILFGAEICKEGKCVNTQPGYECYCKQGFYYDGNLLECVDVDECLDESNCRNGVCENTRGGYRCACTPPAEYSPAQRQCLSPEEMDIDECQDPAACRPGRCVNLPGSYRCECRPPWVPGPAGRDCQLPESPAERAPERRDVCWAQRGEDGMCAGPLTGPALTFDDCCCRQGRGWGAQCRPCPPRGAGPQCPTSQSESNSFWDASPLLLGKPPREEDSSEEDSDECRCVSGRCVPRPGGAVCECPGGFQLDASRARCVDIDECRELNQRGLLCKSERCVNTSGSFRCVCKAGFARSRPHGACVPQRRR; translated from the exons ATGCCCCGGCCCCGCGGGGCTGCTGGCGGCCGGGCCCCTGAGatgcgcggggcgggggcgggggcggcggggctgctggcgctgctgctgctgctgctgctgctgctgggcccgggcggcggggccgaGGGGGGGCCGGCGGGCGAGCGGggcgccggcgggggcggggcgctggcCCGCGAGCGCTTCAAGGTGGTCTTTGCGCCCGTGATCTGCAAGCGGACCTGTCTCAAGGGCCAGTGTCGGGACAGTTGTCAGCAGGGCTCCAACATGACGCTCATCGGAGAGAACGGCCACAGCACCGACACGCTCACGGGCTCCGGCTTCCGCGTGG TGGTGTGCCCTCTTCCCTGCATGAACGGTGGCCAGTGCTCCTCCCGAAACCAGTGCCTGTGTCCCCCGGACTTCACGGGTCGCTTCTGCCAGGTGCCTGCCGGAGGAGCTGGCGGGAGCACCGGCGGctcgggccctgggctgggccgggccggggccctGTCCACAGGTGCGCTGCCGCCCCTGGCTCCAGAGAGCGAGTCTGTGGCCAGCAAGCACGCCGTCTACGCGGTCCAGGTGATCGCTGATCCgccggggcctggggagggaccCCCTGCGCAGCATGCAGCCTTCCTGGTGCCCCTTGGGCCAGGACAGATCTCAGCAGAAG tgcaggccccgccccccgtggTGAACGTGCGCGTCCACCACCCACCCGAGGCCTCGGTCCAAGTGCACCGCATCGAGGGGTCGAATGCCGAGGGCCCCGCCCCTTCGCAGCACCTGCTGCCGCACCCCAAGCCCCAGCACCCCCGGCCacccacccagaagcccctgggcCGCTGCTTCCAGGACACACTACCCAAGCAGCCC TGTGGCAGCAATCCCCTCCCGGGCCTCACCAAGCAGGAGGACTGCTGTGGGAGCATCGGCACCGCATGGGGCCAGAGCAAGTGCCATAAATGCCCTCAGCTGCAGT ACACAGGGGTGCAGAAACCAGGACCTGTACGTGGGGAGGTGGGCACCGACTGCCCCCAGGGCTACAAGAGACTCAACAGCACCCACTGCCAGG ACATCAACGAGTGCGCGATGCCGGGCATGTGTCGCCATGGTGACTGCCTCAACAACCCTGGCTCCTATCGCTGCGTCTGCCCACCTGGCCATAGCTTGGGTCCCTCCCGAACACAGTGCATTG CAGACAAGCCAGAGGAGAAGAGCCTGTGTTTCCGCCTGGTGAGCCCGGAGCACCAGTGCCAGCACCCACTGACCACGCGCCTTACCCGCCAGCTCTGCTGCTGCAGTGTGGGCAAGGCCTGGGGTGCGAGGTGCCAGCGCTGCCCCACTGATGGCACCG CTGCCTTCAAGGAGATCTGTCCAGCTGGGAAGGGGTACCACATCCTCACTTCCCACCAGACACTCACCATTCAGGGAGAAagtgatttttcccttttcctgcaCCCCGACGGGCCACCCAAGCCCCAACAGCTCCCCGAGAGCCCTAGCCGGGCACCACCACctgaggacacagaggaagagcGAG GGGTGAGCACGGACTCA CCAGTGATAGAGGAGGAGTCAGCACAGCAGAGTCACCCGACTGCCACCATGTCTCCTGCCAGGCCATACCCAG AGTTGATCTCTCGGCCCTCGCCTCCCACTGTGCGCTGGTTCCTGCCAGACCTCCCGCCATCCCGCAGTGCAGTGGAGATCGCTCCTACTCAGGTCACAG AGACAGACGAGTGCCGTCTGAACCAGAACATCTGTGGCCACGGAGAGTGCGTCCCGGGCCCCTCGGACTACTCCTGTCACTGCAATCCCGGCTACCGATCGCACCCGCAGCACCGCTACTGCGTGG ACGTGAATGAGTGCGAGGCGGAGCCCTGCGGCGCCGGGAGGGGCGTCTGCATGAACACGGGCGGCTCGTACAACTGCCACTGCAACCGGGGCTACCGCCTGCACGTCGGCGCCGGGGGGCGCTCGTGCGTGG ACCTGAACGAGTGCGCCAAGCCTCACCTGTGTGGCGATGGCGGCTTCTGCCTCAACTTCCCCGGCCACTACAAGTGCAACTGCTACCCCGGCTACCGGCTCAAAGCCTCACGACCACCCGTGTGCGAAG ACATCGACGAGTGCCGAGATCCCAGCTCCTGCCCGGACGGCAAATGCGAGAACAAACCCGGGAGCTTCAAGTGCATTCCCTGTCAGCCCGGCTACCGCAGCcaagggggcggggcctgccgcg ATGAGGATGAGTGTGAGGCCGGGACTGTGTGTGACAATGGCATCTGCACCAACACGCCAGGCTCTTTCCAGTGTCAATGCCTCTCTGGCTATCATCTGTCAAGAGACCGGAGCCGATGTGAGG ACATTGATGAGTGTGACTTCCCCGCAGCCTGCATTGGGGGTGACTGCATCAACACCAATGGTTCCTACCGATGTCTCTGTCCCCAGGGGCATCGGCTGGTAGGCGGCAGGAAGTGCCAAG ACATAGATGAGTGCAGCCAGGACCCGGGCCTGTGCCTTCCCCACGGGGCCTGTGAGAATCTGCAGGGCTCCTACGCTTGCATCTGTGATGAGGGCTTCACGCCCACCCAGGACCAGCACGGCTGTGAGG AGGTGGAGCAGCCCCACCACAAGAAGGAGTGCTACCTTAACTTCGATGACACGGTGTTCTGCGACAGCGTACTGGCCACCAATGTCACCCAGCAGGAGTGCTGCTGCTCACTGGGGGCTGGCTGGGGAGACCACTGCGAGATCTACCCCTGCCCAGTCTACAGCTCAG CCGAGTTCCACAGTCTCTGCCCAGACGGGAAGGGCTACACCCAAGACAACAACATCGTCAACTACGGCATCCCAGCCCACCGCG ACATCGACGAGTGCATATTGTTTGGGGCGGAGATCTGCAAGGAGGGCAAGTGCGTGAATACGCAGCCGGGCTACGAGTGCTATTGCAAGCAAGGCTTCTACTACGACGGGAACCTACTGGAGTGCGTGG ACGTGGACGAGTGCCTGGACGAGTCCAACTGCCGGAACGGAGTGTGTGAGAACACGCGCGGCGGCTACCGCTGTGCCTGCACACCACCTGCCGAGTACAGCCCGGCGCAGCGCCAGTGCCTAAGCCCCGAGGAgatgg ACATAGACGAGTGCCAGGACCCGGCAGCCTGCCGCCCTGGTCGCTGCGTCAACCTGCCGGGCTCCTACCGCTGCGAGTGCCGCCCGCCCTGGGTGCCCGGGCCCGCCGGCCGAGATTGCCAGCTCCCAGAGAGCCCAGCCG AGCGTGCCCCGGAGCGAAGGGACGTGTGCTGGGCCCAGCGTGGAGAAGATGGCATGTGCGCCGGGCCCCTGACCGGGCCAGCCCTCACCTTCGACGACTGCTGCTGTCGCCAGGGCCGCGGTTGGGGGGCCCAGTGCCGCCCCTGCCCACCTCGCGGCGCTG GGCCCCAGTGCCCGACGTCGCAGAGTGAGAGCAACTCCTTCTGGGATGCCAGCCCCTTGCTGCTGGGGAAGCCCCCTCGAG AAGAGGACAGCTCTGAAGAGGATTCAGATGAGTGCCGCTGCGTGAGTGGCCGCTGCGTGCCCCGGCCCGGCGGTGCGGTGTGCGAGTGTCCCGGTGGCTTCCAGCTGGATGCCTCTCGTGCGCGCTGCGTGG ACATCGATGAGTGCCGAGAGCTGAACCAGCGCGGGTTGCTGTGCAAGAGCGAGCGCTGCGTGAACACGAGTGGCTCCTTCCGCTGCGTCTGCAAAGCTGGCTTCGCGCGCAGCCGCCCGCATGGGGCCTGCGTGCCCCAGCGTCGCCGCTAA